AATTATTGTAAATAGTACAACGCTAACCCCAAAATCACCGCCTGGAATCAGCGCGTAAATCGCCATCAGCAAGTTAAAAATTGGTTGCACAATAACCACATCAAACATGTTCATATCCCCATTATACCAGAGGTAGCACTATTTATACAGCCCGGCTTGCGAAAAGAGTTGTTTTACTGCCGTTCTTAAATCGTCATGCGGCATCAGTAGCACCTCCGGCGAAAACACCATAATGACGACATCAAACCCGCCCCGAACATACAGCAATTCTAGTCGGATAATTTCGTAAATTCGGCGGCGAACACGATTGCGCTTAACGGCAGACTTGAGCACCTTCTTGCTAATCACTACCGAAAACCGACCATGGCGGCGGCGTGGATTGGCAATATATTTCATGGTGAGCTGCGACGAGCGGATCGCCTGACCGCGCATATAGACGTAGCGCAGGCTACCATGGCCATGAAATCGGTTGACGTGACGTAACATAGGTCCAGTATAGCAAAATCCCGCCCTGTTAGGCGAGGCGGGAGTTTACATTTAGATAGCGATTTTGGCGCGACCCTTGAGGCGACGGCGCTTCAGAACAGCGCGACCAGCCTTGGTCGAAACACGAGCTCGAAAACCGTGCGTCTTG
The window above is part of the Candidatus Saccharibacteria bacterium oral taxon 488 genome. Proteins encoded here:
- the rnpA gene encoding ribonuclease P protein component, producing MLRHVNRFHGHGSLRYVYMRGQAIRSSQLTMKYIANPRRRHGRFSVVISKKVLKSAVKRNRVRRRIYEIIRLELLYVRGGFDVVIMVFSPEVLLMPHDDLRTAVKQLFSQAGLYK
- a CDS encoding 50S ribosomal protein L34; protein product: MPKRTFQPHKRHRAKTHGFRARVSTKAGRAVLKRRRLKGRAKIAI